A genomic segment from bacterium encodes:
- a CDS encoding tail protein X: MSVYLSYVTKAGDRWDLLAYRFYGDPFRYEPIVAANPHVPIEPVLESGLALSIPVLERAEITPSIESLPPWKR; encoded by the coding sequence GTGAGCGTTTACCTGTCCTATGTCACGAAGGCCGGGGACCGATGGGACCTACTCGCCTACCGCTTCTACGGCGATCCTTTCCGCTACGAGCCGATCGTCGCGGCGAATCCCCACGTGCCGATCGAGCCGGTGCTGGAATCGGGTCTCGCACTTTCGATTCCGGTGCTGGAACGCGCCGAGATCACCCCCTCGATCGAGAGTCTGCCGCCGTGGAAGCGCTGA
- a CDS encoding phage major tail tube protein yields MAKIEINRLTNANVYLDGSSFLGRAMEVELPKVTHKFAEHKALGMVGTIEAWSGIEKMEAKFKWSSFYREVLGKAANPFKAVAVQVRGSLETYSSAGRVAEVAVVAHLLGQFDSIPAGNYKQHENVEIENGMAVSYIKLVVDGAEVLEFDAFANIYKADGQDLLATYRANIGG; encoded by the coding sequence ATGGCCAAGATCGAAATCAACCGGCTCACCAACGCCAACGTCTACCTGGACGGTTCGTCCTTCCTTGGGCGGGCCATGGAAGTGGAATTGCCCAAGGTGACGCACAAGTTCGCCGAACACAAGGCGCTCGGCATGGTCGGCACCATCGAGGCCTGGTCCGGCATCGAGAAGATGGAGGCCAAGTTCAAGTGGAGTTCGTTCTACCGCGAGGTGCTGGGCAAGGCGGCCAACCCGTTCAAGGCGGTGGCCGTGCAGGTGCGCGGCAGCCTGGAGACCTATTCCAGCGCCGGGCGGGTCGCCGAGGTGGCGGTGGTGGCGCATCTCCTCGGCCAGTTCGATTCCATCCCGGCCGGCAACTACAAGCAGCACGAAAACGTCGAGATCGAGAACGGCATGGCGGTGTCCTACATCAAGCTGGTGGTGGACGGCGCCGAGGTGCTGGAGTTCGACGCCTTCGCCAACATCTACAAGGCGGACGGGCAGGATCTCCTGGCCACCTACCGGGCGAACATCGGGGGCTGA
- a CDS encoding phage tail assembly protein, with amino-acid sequence MTTIPLSEPLKTGDGRLLKELTVRPPRVKDLKAAQRTGGTAAEQEVALLALLVGLVPEDLDELLVADYKRLQDTFRDLVGDGG; translated from the coding sequence ATGACCACCATCCCCCTGTCCGAACCCCTCAAGACCGGCGATGGCCGGCTTTTGAAGGAGCTCACGGTGCGGCCGCCGCGGGTCAAGGACTTGAAGGCCGCCCAACGCACCGGCGGCACGGCGGCCGAGCAGGAAGTCGCCCTGCTCGCGCTCCTCGTAGGCCTGGTGCCGGAGGATCTGGACGAACTCCTGGTGGCGGACTACAAGCGCCTCCAGGACACGTTTCGCGACCTGGTGGGTGACGGAGGCTGA
- a CDS encoding major capsid protein — MPQMTPAQARVIDPILTEVARGYQNAAYIGNALFPVVPVGLRGGKILQFGKEHFRLYNTARAPGSDVAVIQFGYAGQSYALADHAIAGLVPVEDLEEASQQPGIDLGSDAVRSVQDIIAIKLEVEQATLARNAALYAASNKATLSGASQWSDPSSDPIKAIEDAKEAIRGQVVMRPNTLVLGPKVFAALKQHPKIIDRIKYTGRDVPTAELLASLFGVQRVVSGDAVYQDADGVMVDVWGKDAILAYTNLSGIASRRVPSYGYTYRLRNFPVVETPWYNPAKLSWMYPVRDAMSAVLAGAEAGFLFQNAVA; from the coding sequence ATGCCCCAGATGACCCCCGCCCAGGCCCGCGTGATCGATCCGATCCTCACCGAGGTCGCGCGCGGTTACCAGAACGCCGCCTACATCGGCAATGCGCTCTTCCCGGTCGTGCCGGTCGGGTTGCGCGGCGGCAAGATCCTCCAGTTCGGCAAGGAGCATTTCCGGCTCTACAACACCGCCCGCGCACCGGGCTCGGACGTCGCCGTGATCCAGTTCGGCTATGCCGGCCAGTCCTATGCCCTGGCGGATCACGCCATCGCCGGGCTGGTCCCGGTCGAGGACCTCGAGGAGGCCTCGCAACAGCCCGGCATCGATCTGGGGAGCGACGCGGTGCGCTCGGTGCAGGACATCATCGCGATCAAGCTCGAAGTCGAGCAGGCGACCCTGGCCCGCAACGCCGCGCTCTACGCCGCGAGCAACAAGGCGACGCTATCCGGTGCCAGCCAATGGTCCGATCCGTCCTCCGATCCGATCAAGGCGATCGAGGACGCGAAAGAGGCGATCCGCGGCCAGGTGGTGATGCGGCCCAACACCCTGGTGCTGGGGCCGAAGGTGTTCGCCGCCCTGAAGCAGCACCCGAAGATCATCGACCGCATCAAATACACCGGCCGCGACGTGCCGACCGCGGAGCTCCTCGCCAGCCTGTTCGGGGTGCAGCGGGTGGTGTCCGGGGATGCCGTCTACCAGGATGCCGACGGTGTCATGGTGGACGTCTGGGGCAAGGACGCGATCCTCGCCTACACCAACCTTTCGGGCATCGCCTCGCGCAGGGTGCCTTCCTATGGCTACACCTACCGGCTGCGCAATTTCCCGGTGGTGGAAACGCCGTGGTACAACCCCGCCAAGCTGAGCTGGATGTATCCGGTGCGCGACGCCATGAGCGCGGTGTTGGCGGGCGCCGAGGCCGGGTTCCTGTTCCAGAACGCGGTCGCGTAA
- a CDS encoding GpE family phage tail protein: MLARWFRFPPSEIDRLEMLDFLKWCELAAEQINRETKTR; the protein is encoded by the coding sequence ATGCTCGCCCGCTGGTTCCGCTTCCCGCCGTCGGAGATCGACCGGCTCGAGATGCTGGATTTTTTGAAGTGGTGCGAGCTCGCGGCGGAGCAGATCAATCGGGAGACAAAAACGCGATGA
- a CDS encoding phage baseplate assembly protein V has product MSPPNPKIAHLRYGIVRKIDPRRSRVKVEFPDQDRLVSHWLSLAQPKTLKDRAYWMVEPGEQVVCILDEHLEDGTVIGAIYSRPDPAPNGWDEHWFGIVFEDGSILRYRKDQHELLLDLTHMQGTVIVRSQEVKVEAQQVRVEAETVQAQATTLTAETQSASVTGITVTVSAPDITLSGLTHIDGDIDI; this is encoded by the coding sequence GTGTCTCCGCCTAATCCCAAGATCGCGCATCTGCGCTACGGCATCGTCCGCAAGATCGACCCGCGCCGCTCGCGGGTCAAGGTGGAGTTTCCGGATCAGGACCGGCTGGTGTCGCATTGGCTCTCTCTGGCCCAGCCCAAGACCCTGAAGGACAGGGCGTACTGGATGGTCGAGCCGGGCGAGCAGGTGGTGTGCATCCTGGACGAGCACCTCGAGGACGGCACCGTGATCGGGGCGATCTACTCCCGGCCCGACCCTGCGCCCAACGGCTGGGACGAGCACTGGTTCGGGATCGTGTTCGAGGACGGCTCGATCCTGCGCTACCGCAAGGACCAGCACGAACTGCTGCTCGACCTCACCCATATGCAGGGGACGGTGATCGTCCGATCGCAAGAGGTGAAGGTCGAAGCCCAGCAAGTCCGCGTCGAGGCCGAGACCGTACAGGCCCAGGCCACGACCCTCACGGCCGAGACGCAGTCCGCGAGCGTAACGGGAATTACTGTCACCGTCTCCGCCCCCGACATTACCCTATCGGGACTCACCCACATCGATGGGGACATCGACATCTGA
- a CDS encoding capsid cement protein, producing the protein PADLLGTAIVEAGGAISAGSAVKSGADGRALAYDTGTKVGIALTGATAAGQRIEVLLLPSA; encoded by the coding sequence CCCCGCCGATCTGCTGGGCACGGCGATCGTCGAGGCGGGAGGTGCCATCAGCGCCGGGAGCGCCGTGAAGTCGGGCGCCGATGGCCGGGCGCTGGCCTACGACACCGGCACCAAGGTGGGCATCGCCCTGACGGGTGCGACCGCCGCCGGGCAGCGCATCGAGGTGCTTTTGCTGCCGAGCGCGTGA
- a CDS encoding Cro/Cl family transcriptional regulator: MAADFGLETPVEDPVYKVIYNSRDITADITPYVTHLTYTDHEHGQSDEVEITAEDREHRWKSAWYPDVSAWLEVEIGYADGRRLRCGSFELDEIEFDGVPDTVRIKALATIITPKLRTHRSAGYDGKTLKGIVEEVAARNGLTVRGDIEPIALDRVTQNHEKDLPFLVRLAEDFGYAFSARGKFLDFHRVADLEAAAPALTYRRLDLKHFTLREKAEATYPEARVSYLDPDLKKLIQDRDDRDGIKTGDTHALLKRAKERGIAKKKAESHLHLKDKRQIAGSITVVGDTRLVAGINLVLQGLYRLDGKYHVTDSSHRLDRQGGYESEAELYRVSA, translated from the coding sequence ATGGCCGCTGATTTCGGCCTCGAAACCCCGGTCGAGGATCCGGTCTACAAGGTGATCTACAACAGCCGTGACATCACCGCGGACATCACGCCCTACGTGACCCACCTCACCTACACCGACCACGAGCACGGCCAGTCGGACGAGGTGGAGATCACGGCCGAGGACCGCGAGCATCGCTGGAAGAGCGCCTGGTATCCGGACGTCTCCGCCTGGCTCGAGGTGGAGATCGGGTACGCCGACGGCCGCCGGCTCCGCTGTGGATCATTCGAGCTCGACGAGATCGAGTTCGACGGCGTGCCGGATACGGTGCGCATCAAGGCCCTGGCGACGATCATCACGCCGAAGCTCCGGACCCATCGCTCGGCCGGCTACGACGGCAAGACCCTCAAGGGCATCGTGGAGGAAGTCGCGGCGCGCAACGGCCTCACCGTGCGCGGCGACATCGAGCCGATCGCGCTCGACCGGGTGACACAAAATCACGAGAAGGATCTGCCGTTCCTGGTGCGGCTGGCGGAGGATTTCGGCTATGCCTTCTCGGCGCGCGGCAAGTTCCTCGATTTCCATCGCGTGGCCGACCTGGAGGCGGCCGCGCCGGCACTCACCTACCGGCGCCTCGATCTCAAGCATTTCACCCTGCGCGAGAAGGCGGAAGCCACCTATCCGGAGGCTCGCGTCTCGTATCTCGACCCGGATCTCAAGAAGCTGATCCAGGATCGCGACGACCGGGACGGCATCAAGACCGGCGACACCCACGCCCTGTTGAAACGCGCCAAGGAGCGCGGCATCGCCAAGAAGAAGGCGGAGTCCCACCTGCACCTGAAGGACAAGCGCCAGATCGCGGGGTCGATCACCGTGGTCGGCGATACCCGGCTCGTGGCCGGGATCAATCTGGTATTGCAGGGGCTCTACCGGCTCGACGGCAAGTATCACGTGACCGATTCCAGCCACCGCCTGGATCGACAGGGCGGCTACGAATCGGAAGCGGAGCTCTACCGTGTCTCCGCCTAA
- a CDS encoding phage tail tape measure protein, which translates to MAGSSVTLGILITASAGAAHGALQSLGQNVERLKAVTAQARSAQVALGGEMARMRLWGAPVDGLKARYDRLGRSIERVSQTLSGIERAQARVALHRQAIGELWGQAASTAGLAMSLAAPVRSAISFESAMADVRKVVDGSDAEITRLGDTLIRMSRSLPLATTELARIAASGGELGVALRDIPAFTEEVAKMAVAFDMSAEDAGDAMAKLANVYNIPITQIGRLGDAVNQLSNESPAKARDIVNALARVGGVAKQFGLSADQAAALSSALIALGKPPEVAGMAINAMLTKLATADKQSKDFQKALGGMGMSATQLKRAIAMDAQGALLGFLKTLERVPAAERTGILVDLFGLEYADDVAVLAGSVKTYSDALAVLPRAEGSMSKEFAARAKTSANHLQLLGNTATELGITLGAVLLPALNEVLEAIKPMIIAVADWAREHPQLVAILGKTAAALLIFKAGSLAARAAAHLLSMGAWGLIGRLRALRGAWLTASLVLQTRSLQSILGGMTQAAGAAGGLLVRLREIANSGSPLKALGWHLGRIGTAARAAAATVGGALVAALRVAGQAVLWLSRAVLLNPVGLLLAGGAIVVMKYWQPISGFFRGVWSGLQEGLRGVSEAFRPLGALARSALVPLASLFSPLVSALRSVWQWLKALFRPVEDVGGAAEAMGKRFGLALAAVLRKGVEMVQWFGELPGKFLALGGQMIDGLLAGIRSGWSRLKAGLGELGGEIVGHFKSLLGIRSPSRVFADLGGALAAGLEQGMLGGVRRITQAAGILAAAAIPELSVPALAAPVLPRVPAVEVPASVRGTRIPGLPTARRLRQEGGAVVIHFRPTIHVQGADDPGKVRAQVEEALQLSLREFERVARQSRHGQSRTGYSW; encoded by the coding sequence ATGGCCGGATCCTCCGTAACCCTTGGAATCCTGATCACGGCCTCGGCGGGGGCGGCGCACGGAGCACTGCAGTCCCTCGGGCAGAATGTCGAGCGTCTCAAGGCGGTCACCGCCCAGGCTCGCTCGGCGCAGGTGGCCCTCGGGGGCGAGATGGCCAGGATGCGGTTGTGGGGAGCGCCGGTCGATGGACTGAAAGCTCGCTACGACCGCCTGGGCCGATCCATCGAACGGGTGTCCCAGACCCTCTCCGGGATCGAAAGAGCGCAAGCCAGGGTAGCCCTGCATCGCCAGGCGATCGGCGAGTTGTGGGGGCAGGCCGCCTCGACGGCGGGGCTGGCGATGTCTCTGGCGGCGCCGGTCCGGTCCGCCATCTCGTTCGAATCGGCCATGGCCGATGTGCGCAAGGTGGTGGATGGTTCCGACGCCGAGATCACCCGTCTCGGCGACACCCTGATCCGGATGAGCCGCAGTCTCCCGCTCGCCACCACGGAGCTGGCGCGGATCGCCGCCTCCGGCGGAGAGCTCGGCGTGGCGCTCAGGGACATCCCGGCCTTCACCGAGGAAGTGGCGAAGATGGCGGTGGCGTTCGACATGTCGGCCGAGGACGCGGGCGACGCCATGGCCAAGCTCGCCAACGTCTACAACATCCCGATCACGCAGATCGGCCGCCTCGGCGACGCCGTCAACCAACTCTCCAACGAATCCCCGGCCAAGGCGCGCGACATCGTCAACGCGCTCGCCCGCGTCGGCGGCGTGGCCAAGCAGTTCGGGCTATCGGCGGACCAGGCCGCGGCCCTGTCCAGCGCACTCATCGCCCTGGGCAAGCCGCCGGAGGTCGCGGGCATGGCCATCAACGCCATGCTCACGAAACTCGCCACCGCGGACAAACAAAGCAAGGATTTCCAGAAAGCGCTAGGCGGCATGGGGATGAGCGCGACCCAGCTCAAGCGGGCCATCGCCATGGATGCCCAGGGCGCACTGCTCGGATTCCTGAAGACCCTGGAGCGGGTGCCGGCCGCCGAGCGCACCGGCATCCTGGTGGACCTGTTCGGTCTCGAGTATGCCGACGACGTGGCGGTGCTCGCCGGATCCGTCAAGACCTACAGCGATGCCCTGGCGGTGCTGCCGCGGGCGGAAGGCTCGATGAGCAAGGAGTTTGCGGCGCGGGCGAAGACCTCGGCCAACCACCTGCAACTGCTCGGCAATACGGCGACCGAACTCGGCATCACCCTGGGTGCGGTGCTGCTCCCCGCGCTGAATGAAGTGCTCGAAGCCATCAAGCCGATGATCATCGCGGTGGCCGACTGGGCGCGAGAGCACCCGCAACTGGTGGCGATCCTCGGCAAGACGGCCGCCGCGCTGCTCATCTTCAAGGCCGGCAGCCTCGCCGCCCGTGCCGCAGCACATCTCCTGAGCATGGGGGCTTGGGGACTGATCGGGCGCTTGCGGGCGCTCCGGGGCGCATGGCTCACGGCCTCGCTCGTGCTGCAAACGCGCAGCCTGCAATCGATCCTCGGCGGGATGACGCAGGCGGCCGGGGCCGCCGGCGGACTCCTCGTCCGGCTGCGCGAGATCGCCAACTCCGGGTCGCCTCTGAAGGCGCTCGGCTGGCATCTCGGGCGCATCGGGACCGCCGCCCGCGCCGCGGCCGCGACCGTAGGAGGGGCGCTGGTTGCGGCCTTGCGCGTCGCTGGGCAGGCCGTGCTGTGGCTCTCCCGGGCGGTACTGCTGAATCCGGTCGGTCTACTCTTGGCGGGCGGGGCGATAGTCGTCATGAAATACTGGCAACCGATCTCCGGGTTCTTCCGTGGCGTGTGGAGCGGCTTGCAGGAAGGCTTGCGGGGAGTTTCCGAGGCATTCCGGCCGCTGGGTGCACTCGCGCGGTCCGCACTCGTTCCCCTGGCCTCCCTGTTTTCGCCCCTGGTGTCGGCGTTGCGATCCGTCTGGCAATGGCTCAAGGCATTGTTCCGGCCAGTCGAGGACGTGGGTGGGGCCGCCGAGGCGATGGGGAAGCGATTCGGCCTAGCGCTCGCCGCCGTGCTCCGCAAGGGCGTCGAGATGGTGCAATGGTTCGGCGAATTGCCAGGCAAATTCCTTGCCCTCGGCGGACAAATGATCGACGGTCTCCTGGCCGGCATCCGCTCCGGCTGGAGCCGGTTGAAAGCCGGACTGGGGGAACTGGGCGGTGAGATCGTCGGTCATTTCAAGTCGCTGCTCGGCATCCGCTCGCCCTCGCGGGTATTTGCGGATCTGGGCGGGGCTCTCGCCGCCGGGCTCGAACAGGGAATGCTGGGCGGTGTTCGGCGAATCACGCAGGCTGCCGGGATCCTGGCTGCAGCGGCGATCCCGGAGCTTTCGGTGCCGGCCCTCGCCGCCCCGGTGCTGCCCCGGGTCCCGGCCGTGGAGGTGCCGGCTTCGGTGCGGGGCACGCGGATTCCCGGCTTGCCGACCGCCCGCCGACTCCGGCAGGAAGGCGGGGCCGTGGTGATCCACTTCCGCCCGACCATTCATGTACAGGGGGCGGACGATCCCGGCAAGGTCCGCGCCCAGGTCGAGGAGGCGCTGCAACTGTCGCTGCGGGAGTTCGAGCGGGTGGCGCGGCAGTCCCGCCACGGCCAGTCGCGCACGGGGTATTCCTGGTGA
- a CDS encoding DUF1320 domain-containing protein, whose translation MRYVSQADIEAAIPPDTLRQLSSDDPHAAGPDWTVVEQAVAYAEELIDAHLRGRYALPLATVPTVLRNLTIDLTRCWLYGRRPEGMDFPEAVRRGCDNAMKLLKSLADGTISLGLPTGESTPTVGSPSFLAPGRVMDEGAL comes from the coding sequence GTGCGCTACGTCTCCCAAGCCGACATCGAGGCCGCGATCCCGCCGGACACCCTGCGACAACTCTCCAGCGACGATCCGCACGCCGCCGGCCCGGACTGGACGGTGGTGGAACAGGCGGTGGCCTACGCCGAGGAATTGATCGACGCCCATCTGCGCGGCCGTTACGCCCTGCCGCTTGCGACCGTGCCGACGGTGTTGCGCAACCTCACGATCGATCTCACCCGCTGCTGGTTGTACGGCCGCAGGCCCGAGGGCATGGATTTTCCCGAGGCGGTGCGGCGCGGCTGCGACAACGCCATGAAGCTCCTGAAGAGTCTCGCCGACGGCACGATCAGCCTGGGGTTGCCTACGGGGGAGTCGACTCCGACCGTCGGCAGCCCCTCGTTCCTTGCCCCGGGCCGGGTGATGGACGAGGGTGCGCTCTGA
- a CDS encoding Gp37 family protein, with translation MASTLALLEAVVKRLAGAFPHLAVELYPERPSEYRLNHPRGALLVGYVRSHYGAPVDTEIMAQERSVEVSVAVLMRGLHDGAGAVPTLDAVRQAVIGWKMPDCDKSRIVGDRFLDQSAGLWTYELTFSGRTLVLEDEEPDAGPILKHITTEDGFERTETIKHPDGSITYEEFPP, from the coding sequence ATGGCCTCCACCCTGGCCCTGTTGGAGGCGGTGGTGAAGCGGCTCGCCGGGGCTTTTCCGCATCTCGCGGTGGAACTCTACCCGGAGCGTCCCTCCGAGTACCGGTTGAACCACCCCAGGGGCGCGCTCCTGGTGGGGTACGTCCGCAGTCACTACGGCGCTCCGGTCGACACCGAGATCATGGCCCAGGAGCGCAGCGTCGAGGTGAGCGTCGCGGTCCTCATGCGCGGGCTCCACGATGGCGCCGGCGCGGTGCCGACGCTCGATGCCGTGCGCCAGGCCGTGATCGGCTGGAAGATGCCGGACTGCGACAAGTCCAGGATCGTCGGCGACCGCTTCCTGGATCAGAGCGCGGGACTGTGGACCTATGAACTCACTTTTTCCGGCCGCACCCTGGTGCTGGAGGACGAGGAGCCCGACGCCGGGCCGATCCTGAAGCACATCACCACCGAGGACGGCTTCGAGCGCACCGAGACGATCAAACATCCGGACGGCAGCATCACCTACGAGGAGTTTCCGCCATGA
- a CDS encoding phage tail sheath subtilisin-like domain-containing protein: MPANFLHGVETIEIEKGPRPIRGVKTAVIGLVGTAPMLDVDPADRTLNRIRLVTNDRDAERYFGQNRAGFTIPRALDAIFDQGNGPICVVVNVLDPATDTTAVTDEAKTFDAATDRAQLAHPQVSNVVVKHTSGTPVYVLNTDYTLDAANGTITRKAGGAIASGQSVKVSYSWLDPSKALNADIIGTVDGAGNRTGMQALLNAYQELGFFPKILIAPGYSTANAVATELNVLAGKLRAIALVDAPVGTTVQQAITGRGPSGAINFNYSSDRMVLCYPHLKVYDGATDSEILEPFSPRLAGRIAATDQERGYWWSASNQEIKGIVGVELPLTAMINDPTTETNLLNEAGIVTVFNAFGSGLRTWGNRSAAWPSNTHPRNFINIRRTADVIHESIEYSMLQFLDQPITDALIDAITESVNLFLRTLVMRGALIDGKCWWDKAKNPVTEIALGHLTFDITFMPPPPLERVTFESFIDINLLSQLGGNR; the protein is encoded by the coding sequence ATGCCCGCCAATTTCCTGCACGGCGTCGAAACCATCGAGATCGAGAAGGGTCCGCGTCCGATCCGCGGCGTCAAGACTGCCGTGATCGGCCTGGTCGGCACCGCGCCGATGCTGGACGTCGATCCCGCCGACCGCACCCTGAACCGGATCCGGCTCGTCACCAACGACCGCGACGCCGAGCGCTACTTCGGCCAGAACCGCGCCGGCTTCACCATCCCGCGGGCGCTCGACGCGATCTTCGACCAGGGCAATGGCCCGATCTGCGTGGTGGTCAACGTCCTCGACCCGGCTACCGACACCACGGCCGTGACCGACGAGGCCAAGACGTTCGACGCCGCGACCGACCGGGCCCAGCTCGCCCACCCGCAGGTTTCGAACGTCGTCGTCAAGCACACGAGCGGCACGCCTGTCTATGTGCTCAATACCGACTACACCCTGGACGCCGCCAACGGCACGATCACCCGCAAAGCAGGCGGCGCCATCGCCTCGGGCCAGAGCGTGAAGGTCTCGTATTCCTGGCTGGATCCGTCGAAAGCCCTCAACGCCGACATCATCGGCACGGTCGACGGAGCCGGCAACCGCACCGGCATGCAGGCGCTCCTCAACGCCTACCAGGAACTCGGGTTCTTCCCCAAGATCCTGATCGCGCCCGGCTACTCGACCGCGAACGCGGTGGCCACGGAGTTGAACGTCTTGGCCGGAAAGCTGCGCGCCATCGCCCTGGTGGACGCCCCGGTCGGCACCACCGTGCAGCAGGCGATCACCGGCCGCGGCCCGTCGGGGGCGATCAACTTCAACTACTCTTCCGACCGCATGGTGCTCTGCTACCCGCACCTCAAGGTCTACGACGGCGCGACCGACAGCGAGATCCTGGAGCCCTTCTCGCCGCGGCTCGCCGGCCGCATCGCCGCGACCGACCAGGAGCGGGGCTATTGGTGGTCGGCCTCGAACCAGGAGATCAAGGGCATCGTCGGGGTGGAACTGCCGCTCACGGCGATGATCAACGACCCGACCACGGAGACCAACCTCCTGAACGAGGCCGGCATCGTCACCGTGTTCAACGCCTTCGGCTCGGGCCTCCGCACCTGGGGCAACCGCTCCGCGGCCTGGCCTTCGAACACGCATCCCAGGAACTTCATCAACATCCGCCGCACCGCCGACGTGATCCACGAGTCGATCGAGTACTCGATGCTGCAGTTTCTCGATCAGCCGATCACCGATGCCTTGATCGACGCCATCACCGAATCGGTCAACCTGTTCCTGCGCACGCTCGTCATGCGGGGCGCGCTCATCGACGGCAAGTGCTGGTGGGACAAGGCGAAGAACCCGGTCACGGAAATCGCGCTGGGACATCTCACCTTCGATATCACCTTCATGCCGCCGCCGCCCCTCGAGCGCGTCACCTTCGAGAGCTTCATCGACATCAACCTGCTGTCGCAATTGGGAGGTAACCGCTGA
- a CDS encoding phage tail protein, whose protein sequence is MSYLQLGTVRLDLITWVNGFEAGYRYAYASHDIIEGKSHLQWTGDELETRTMVAQLHMRYCDPKAEFEKLKRAAERHQAMALFFANGTFEGRFVIEELSRTLEHTDKLGNIYLMQLQIQLREWAEPTSASLLAGLAQSAVGQALGLVENGPAVTQNAPATGTIPNTLAGMTRQSGAVIA, encoded by the coding sequence GTGAGTTACCTGCAACTCGGCACGGTGCGCCTGGACCTCATCACCTGGGTCAACGGCTTCGAGGCCGGCTACCGTTACGCCTACGCCAGCCACGACATCATCGAGGGCAAGAGTCATCTGCAATGGACCGGGGACGAGCTGGAGACGCGCACCATGGTGGCGCAGCTCCACATGCGTTACTGCGACCCCAAGGCCGAGTTCGAGAAGTTGAAGCGGGCCGCCGAGCGCCACCAGGCCATGGCCCTGTTCTTCGCCAACGGCACTTTCGAGGGCCGTTTCGTCATCGAGGAGTTGAGCCGCACGCTCGAACATACCGACAAGCTCGGCAACATCTATCTGATGCAATTGCAGATCCAGTTGCGCGAGTGGGCAGAGCCCACGTCCGCCTCGCTCCTCGCCGGGCTCGCCCAGTCCGCCGTCGGCCAGGCGCTGGGGCTGGTCGAGAACGGCCCCGCGGTGACCCAGAACGCCCCTGCGACCGGGACGATTCCGAACACTCTCGCCGGCATGACCCGCCAGAGCGGAGCGGTGATCGCCTGA